Within Amycolatopsis sp. FDAARGOS 1241, the genomic segment AACCACAGACGGACGAAACGGATGTCGCGCTCTTCCAACGTGCGGAGCACGAATTCCTGCTGCCGATCCATGGCCGCACCCTAACGAGAGCGTGTTAACGGCGTGTTTCACGACGCGCCGGAACTGTCCACAATGCGCAAACTCACGTCAGGCCACGAAAGTGAGCTCACGTCCGCCGGATCGGGTGATCGACACCGACGCGATCGCGGCGATCACCGCGAGGCCCGCCGCGACGTACCAGGCCAGCGCGTAGTCGCCCAGCTGGTCGCGCACGGCGCCCGCCGCCGAGGCCGCGAACGCGGCGCCGAGCTGGTGGAAGGCGAAGACCCAGCCGAACACGATCGGGCCCGCTTCGCCGAAGGAACGGATGCAGAGCGCGACCGTCGGCGGGACCGTGGCGACCCAGTCGAGCCCGTAGAAGAGGATGAACGCCCACATGCTCGGCTGCACCGAATCGGTGAACAGCTGAGGCAGCATCGCGAGCGAGAGCCCCCGCAGCGCGTAGTAGACACCGAGCAGGATGCGCGGATCGACTCGGTCGGTGAGCCACCCCGACACGATGGTCCCCACCACGTCGAACACCCCGACCAGGGCGAGCAGGTTCGCCGCGGTGGTCTGCGGCATGCCGTGGTCGTGCGCGGCCGGCACGAAGTGGGTGCCGACCAGGCCGTTGGTGGTCGCGCCGCAGATCGCGAAGCCGATCGCCAGCAACCAGAACGACCGCGAGCGCATGGCCTGGAACAGCACCGCGAGCGCCCGTCGCGCCGAACCGCCGCGAGGCGCGGGCTTCGCGACCTCCGTACCTTCCGGCGCGCCGTATGCGACGGTGCCGAGGTCCGCGGGGTGGTCGCGCACCACGAGCAGCACGACGGGGACGACGGCGAGCGCCGCGATCGCGATGACCAGCGACGCCGTGCGCCACCCGTTGCCCACGGCCAGCGCCGCGACGATCGGCAGGAACACCAGCTGGCCCGTCGAGCCGGCCGCGGTCAGCACGCCCGTCACTGCGCCGCGGTGGCGCACGAACCAGCGCGTGGTGACGGTCGCGGCGAAGCTCATCGCCATCGAGCCCGTGCCCGCGCCGACGAGCACGCCCCAGCACAGGATCAGCTCCCAGCTCGCGCTCATGAACACCGTGCCGCCCGCGCCGAGCGCCACGACGAACAGCGCCGTCGCGGAGACGCGGCGGATGCCGAAGCGCTCCATGAGCGCGGCCGCGAACGGCGCGAACAACCCGTAGAGCACGAGGTTCACCGACACCGCCGAGCCGATGGTCGCGCGCGACCAGCCGAACTCCTCGTGCAGCGGGTCGATCAGCACGCTCGGCGCGGCGCGGAAGCCCGCGGCGGCCAGCAGGGCGATGAACGCGGCGGCGGCCACGTACCAGGCTCGGTGGACGCGGGGCGCGGTGCGGGTCTGGACGGTCACGAGCAGACAGTCTGCGGGGTTCTCCCGATACCTCGGAAGTGGCCTGAAGGACATCGTCCGCAAGGATCGGGCCACGAGTACGCTCACCGCCATGCGCTGCCGACGCTTCCTGCCGGCGCTGCTGCTGCTCGGGCTCGTCGGCGGGTGCACAGCGCCCTCGCTGCCCTCGGCCGACGACCTGCTGGGCGCGGCAGAGGCGAACTTCGCCGGTGTCCGCAGCGTCCACTTCTCGGTGGTCGTGAACGGCGTGCTGCCCGGCCTGCCCCTGAGCACGGCCGAAGGCGACGCGACGGTCGAGGGCGGCGGTCGCGCGGCGGGCAACGCCGAGCTGGCCGGGCCCACGAGCGACCGCAAGTTCTCCTTCACCGTCGACGGCACGCACGCGACCACGCACGACACCACGGGCAAGTCCTGGTCCGGCCCGGCGACCTTCACCGTCTCGCGCTTCCTCGGGCCCGACGGCGGGCTCGCGAAGCTGCTCAACTCGCTGCAGCACCCGCAGACGGAGACGCAGGAGCCCGTGCACGGCGTCGAGATGTACCGCGTCGGCGCGACTGTGCCCGCGAAGGTGGCGACAGGGCTGGTGCCGCAGGTCCACTCGGACGTGAACGTGAAGGTGTGGGTCACCACCGCCGAGCCGCGGCGGTTCGCGCGGCTCTGGCTCCAGGTGCCGCCCCCGACCGAGAAGGACAGCCCGGTGATGTACGAGCTCGAACTCTCGAAGGAGAACCAGCCCGTACCCGCTCCCCCGGCGTAGCTAGCTACCCGCGCACCGCGTCCCGTCAGGCGGCGTCGTGCCGTCGACGAGGTACGCGATCCCCGCCTTGTCGACGCAGGAGTTGCCCTGCAGGAACACGGTGTGCTGCGTGCCCTCGAAGGTGAGCAGCGAACCCTTCAACGCCTTCGCGAGGTTCACGCCCGCCTGGTAGGGCGTAGCCGGGTCGTTCGTCGTGGAGATGGTCAGCGTCTTCGGCAGCCCTTCGACGCTCGGCTCGTGCGGCCGCGACGTGTTGGGCACCGGCCAGAACGCGCACGCGTCCTTGGCCGCGCTCGCGGGCCGTCCGTCGTCGAGGAACGGTGCGACCCGCACGTACTTCTCCTGCGCGGCGAGGATCTCCTGAGGGTCCGTCACGGGCGGGTCGTCGACGCAGCGGATGGCGGTGAAGGCGTCCTGCGTGGTGCCGTAACGCCCGTCCGGGCCGCGCTCGTTGTAGATGTCGGCGAGCTTCTCGAGCGTCGCCCCTCGCTGCCGACGCAGCTCCTTGAGGCCCGTGTTCAGGTACTCCCACAGGTTCTGCTGGTAGAGCGCCTGGATCGCGCCGGTCGTGGCGTCCTCGTAGGAGAGCTTGCGGCCATCGCCGACGGGCACCGGGAAGTCGATCAGCGGCCGCGTCAGGTCCTGGAACTGCTTGGTCGCGTCGGCCGGGTTGTTGCCGAGCGCGCAGTCCTGCTGAGCGGCACACCACTTCGCGAACTGCGTGAACGCCCCGCCGAAGCCCTGACCTTGCGCGACGAGCGAGTCCTCGGAGTCCTGGATCGGGTCGACGGCGCCGTCGAGCACGAGCGCGCGAACGTTGCGCGGGAACTCCTCGGCGTAGGTCGAGCCGAGGCGGGTGCCGTAGGAGTAGCCGAGGTAGGTCAGCTTCTCGTCGCCGAGTACCGAGCGCAGCACGTCCAGGTCCTTCGCGACGTCGCGCGTGCCGACGTGCTCGAGCATGTCGTCGCCGTACTTCGTGCGCTGGGCGCACTTGGCGGCGAAGTCCTTCTCGTGCCCCTCCTGCTTGGCCACGCCCTGGGGCGAGCCGTCGGTCTCGCTGTCGTCGGCGCGGTCGGCGTCACGTTCGGGGTCGGTGAGGCAGCGGATCTGCGGTTCGCTCGCGCCGATGCCGCGCGGGTCGAAGCCGACGAGGTCGAACCGCTTGCCGAGGTCGTTGTTCTTGACCTGGTCGATGAGACCGGCCGCGGC encodes:
- a CDS encoding MFS transporter translates to MTVQTRTAPRVHRAWYVAAAAFIALLAAAGFRAAPSVLIDPLHEEFGWSRATIGSAVSVNLVLYGLFAPFAAALMERFGIRRVSATALFVVALGAGGTVFMSASWELILCWGVLVGAGTGSMAMSFAATVTTRWFVRHRGAVTGVLTAAGSTGQLVFLPIVAALAVGNGWRTASLVIAIAALAVVPVVLLVVRDHPADLGTVAYGAPEGTEVAKPAPRGGSARRALAVLFQAMRSRSFWLLAIGFAICGATTNGLVGTHFVPAAHDHGMPQTTAANLLALVGVFDVVGTIVSGWLTDRVDPRILLGVYYALRGLSLAMLPQLFTDSVQPSMWAFILFYGLDWVATVPPTVALCIRSFGEAGPIVFGWVFAFHQLGAAFAASAAGAVRDQLGDYALAWYVAAGLAVIAAIASVSITRSGGRELTFVA
- a CDS encoding LppX_LprAFG lipoprotein codes for the protein MRCRRFLPALLLLGLVGGCTAPSLPSADDLLGAAEANFAGVRSVHFSVVVNGVLPGLPLSTAEGDATVEGGGRAAGNAELAGPTSDRKFSFTVDGTHATTHDTTGKSWSGPATFTVSRFLGPDGGLAKLLNSLQHPQTETQEPVHGVEMYRVGATVPAKVATGLVPQVHSDVNVKVWVTTAEPRRFARLWLQVPPPTEKDSPVMYELELSKENQPVPAPPA
- a CDS encoding alpha/beta hydrolase, giving the protein MLLGGTLAACTSNDGQVAPSPTTESHPPVGPVPAVPPGLARFYGQSMTWSDCAPYATSDDAQSAFRRSDIQCARLTVPLDYGKPDGQTITLGVLRHKASEPDDRIGSLVVNPGGPGASGTVAAAGLIDQVKNNDLGKRFDLVGFDPRGIGASEPQIRCLTDPERDADRADDSETDGSPQGVAKQEGHEKDFAAKCAQRTKYGDDMLEHVGTRDVAKDLDVLRSVLGDEKLTYLGYSYGTRLGSTYAEEFPRNVRALVLDGAVDPIQDSEDSLVAQGQGFGGAFTQFAKWCAAQQDCALGNNPADATKQFQDLTRPLIDFPVPVGDGRKLSYEDATTGAIQALYQQNLWEYLNTGLKELRRQRGATLEKLADIYNERGPDGRYGTTQDAFTAIRCVDDPPVTDPQEILAAQEKYVRVAPFLDDGRPASAAKDACAFWPVPNTSRPHEPSVEGLPKTLTISTTNDPATPYQAGVNLAKALKGSLLTFEGTQHTVFLQGNSCVDKAGIAYLVDGTTPPDGTRCAGS